Sequence from the Mesorhizobium sp. PAMC28654 genome:
ATGTAACGGGACCGGAAAGACCGAGGCTTGTGGCTGCCGCGCCGATCGCGATCTCGGTGGCACGCAGGCCGAATTTGTTGACTTCGACGGGCAAGGGGAAGCGTCCAAGCGTTTCGACCATCTTTGAGCGGTCGGCGATGACGATCATGCGGGCCGAAGCCGCCGCGACGATCTTTTCGCGCAGCAGCGCACCGCCGCCACCCTTGATCAGGGTCAGGGCAGGATCGACCTCGTCGGTGCCGTCGACGGTCAGGTCAAGCTCGGGCGTGTCCTCCAATGTCGACAGCGGCACGCCGAGTTCGCGGCACAGCGCGGCCGTGCGCTCCGAAGTCGGGACGCCGATGATGGTCATGCCCGTGGCAACCTTCTCGGCCAGCAGCCGCACGAATTCTTCAGCGGTGGTGCCAGTGCCGATGCCGAGCCGCATGCCATCCGTCACATGCGCCAGGGCCGCCCGTGCGGCCTCGACCTTCAATTGTCTCGCATCCATACCGTTTATTGCCCTTAGGGACCGCCTGAGTGGGCTCCTAGCATTTTTGCCCGCCCGGTCAAAGCCTTTGGGCTGGTCTTGCCGAGCCTTCTTGCCTGAAAGGGCCGCAGCCGCTATCGGCTGCCGGTAACGCAACTGTCACAGGACTGGCCATGCCTCGCCCGATCATCGTGTTCGACCTCGACGGTACGCTGATCGACACAGCGCCCGATCTGCTCGATAGCCTCAACCATAGCCTTGCCGCCAGCCAGCTCGCGGCGGTCGACCAAGCCGGCTTCAGGCGCTTTGTTGGTCATGGCGGCCGGGTCATGATCGAGCGCGCCCATGCCGCGCAACAGCGATCGCTGGCCGTCGAGGAGCACGATCGGTTGCTGAAGCTGTTTCTAGACCACTATACCGACAACATTCCGGGCAAATCACGCCCCTACCCTGGCGTCGTCGAGGCGATCGCCCGGTTCGAGAACGCCGGCTATCTGCTGGCCATCTGCACCAACAAGTATGAGGCCAACTCGCTGGCGCTGATCGAGGCACTCGGATTGACCAGGCATTTCGCCGCGATCTGCGGCCAGGACACGTTCGCGTTCCGCAAGCCCGATCCGCGCCATCTCACCGAAACCATCGCGCTGGCCGGTGGCGATCCGAATCGCGCGCTGATGGTCGGCGATTCGCAGACGGACATCGACACGGCCAAGGCCGCCGGCATTCCGGTTGTGGCTGTGGATTTCGGCTACACCGATCGCCATGTGCGCGAATTCGAGCCTTCGGCGGTGATCTCGCATTTCGATGCGCTGACGCTGGAACTGGCGGAAAGGCTGATCAACGCCGCTGCCGGGCGCTAGGGTGCGGTGATTGCGTGTGGTCATCGAGGCCACTCGATATACCTCTTCAGAATGCCGGACATCGCCTTGACTTCGCCAGCCGGCCTACATTATATCGCGGCTCGCTTGGCCTTCGGGCAACGAGCGGGCGATTAGCTCAGCGGGAGAGCACACCCTTCACACGGGTGGGGTCGCAGGTTCAATCCCTGCATCGCCCACCATCTGCCTTTACAGAATCCTCCGGCTCCTTTTCATTTCCGCCGCACGGCAATCGGCGCGATTGTCAAATGCATGGTCATATTCCCAACCATGGAACCAATCGGCATCCAGGCGAGTTCCTGCACGACGAAGTCTGAGGGATTCCACATGCAAAAATTTGCCTTGGCGACAAGCGTCGCCCTTCTGCTTGCCGGCGGGGCCGCAATTGCCGCCGATGACAAACCGCTGCCTCCGCCGGATGCCAAGAAACTCTCGGAAATCATTGCCAAGGTCGAGCAACGCGACGGTTTTCGCTATGTGAAAGAGGTCGAGTGGGACAGTGGTGCCTATACCGTCACCTATTACACCGCGGACAAGGCGAAGGTCGAAATTACCTATGATCCGGTGACCGCCGAGCCAAAATGACAGCACGGCGCGTCGTAACCCTTCGGCAATTCCGTACAGAGTGTTTTTTCCCTAAGTGTCTGACCCAAAAAGAAGTTGGGTGATATCAATGACTTGTGATTCAATCGGAGTTGCGAAGCCTCGACGGAGCATCACATGTGGACTGATATCACCCGCGCCAAGCATGCCCGAAAGGGACTACGTTATTCAAGCGATTTGACGGACGCGGAATGGATGGTTCTGGAACCGCTGCTTCCGCCTCGCTCGGCGCTTGGCCGCCCGCCGAAATGGTCGCAGCGGTCTATCATGGAGGGCGTGTTTTATGTGCTGCGTAGCGGTCTGCCTTGGCGAATGCTGCCCAGGGACTTGCCGCCGGTATCGACGGTGCAGCGCTATTTCTACGCTTGGCGCGACAGCGGCCTTTGGAACACGATCAACCACCTGCTGCTGATGGCCGTGCGTGTCGCCGCAGGTCGGGAGGCGTCGCCCAGCGCCGGCGTAATCGACAGCCAAAGCGTGAAAACCACTGAAAGCGGCGGGCTTTGTGGCTACGATGCGGGCAAGAAGATCAAAGGCCGAAAGCGCCATATCCTGACCGACACCTTGGGCCTGCTGGTCGGCGCGATCGTCCATACCGCTGACATCCAGGACCGAGACGGCGCCCCCGAGGTTCTGGCTTCTATTCGGGAAAGCTTTCCCTGGCTGCGCCACGTCTTCGCCGATGGCGGCTACGCCGGTGAAAAACTCCAGACCGCGCTCAGGGGAAAAGGTGGCTGGACCCTCGAAATCATCAAGCGATCCGACGCCGCAAAAGGCTTCGTCCTGCTCCCGCGCCGGTGGGTGGTGGAACGAACCTTCGCCTGGTTCGGCCGCAACCGACGCCTGTCCAAGGACTTCGAGCAGACCATCGAAAGCTCCACGGCTTGGCTGCTCCTCGCATCCGTTCAACTCATGACACGGCGCATCGCAAATCCATGATATCCATCAGAAATATTATGAGTCAGACTCTAAGGTGTGAGTGATCGGTCCACTTCCCGCCATGGGGCAACTACCATGCGCTCTTCCAGCCGCACCGCAGTCTGGCTCGCTCTTGTTCTGGTCGGCGTCGGCTCTGGTTCGGCAAGAGCCGACGGACCATCTTTCGACTGCCGGAAGGCGACCCTGCCCGCTGAAAAGGCCGTATGCGCCGACCGGCAACTGTCTGCCATCGATGCATTGATCGCCAAGGCCTTCAGGGATTTCAAGCCGGCCTTCGGTG
This genomic interval carries:
- a CDS encoding IS5 family transposase, encoding MWTDITRAKHARKGLRYSSDLTDAEWMVLEPLLPPRSALGRPPKWSQRSIMEGVFYVLRSGLPWRMLPRDLPPVSTVQRYFYAWRDSGLWNTINHLLLMAVRVAAGREASPSAGVIDSQSVKTTESGGLCGYDAGKKIKGRKRHILTDTLGLLVGAIVHTADIQDRDGAPEVLASIRESFPWLRHVFADGGYAGEKLQTALRGKGGWTLEIIKRSDAAKGFVLLPRRWVVERTFAWFGRNRRLSKDFEQTIESSTAWLLLASVQLMTRRIANP
- a CDS encoding phosphoglycolate phosphatase; this encodes MPRPIIVFDLDGTLIDTAPDLLDSLNHSLAASQLAAVDQAGFRRFVGHGGRVMIERAHAAQQRSLAVEEHDRLLKLFLDHYTDNIPGKSRPYPGVVEAIARFENAGYLLAICTNKYEANSLALIEALGLTRHFAAICGQDTFAFRKPDPRHLTETIALAGGDPNRALMVGDSQTDIDTAKAAGIPVVAVDFGYTDRHVREFEPSAVISHFDALTLELAERLINAAAGR
- a CDS encoding PepSY domain-containing protein, translated to MQKFALATSVALLLAGGAAIAADDKPLPPPDAKKLSEIIAKVEQRDGFRYVKEVEWDSGAYTVTYYTADKAKVEITYDPVTAEPK
- the rpiA gene encoding ribose-5-phosphate isomerase RpiA codes for the protein MDARQLKVEAARAALAHVTDGMRLGIGTGTTAEEFVRLLAEKVATGMTIIGVPTSERTAALCRELGVPLSTLEDTPELDLTVDGTDEVDPALTLIKGGGGALLREKIVAAASARMIVIADRSKMVETLGRFPLPVEVNKFGLRATEIAIGAAATSLGLSGPVTLRMTGGQPFVTDGGHFILDASFGRIPDTRALSNALHAIPGVVEHGLFIGLASAAIIAGGDGIQTVHAARKPGSSINHDVA